The nucleotide sequence CTATTGTCATTTGGATAGTACTTACAAAGACAGTATTTGGATATGAGCTTCTTGCTACAGGTTATAATAAAGAGGCTGCCAAATATGCAGGAATGAAGGAAAAGAGAAATATCGTTGTTACGCTTGTTATTGGTGGAGCACTGGCAGGACTTGGCGCATCACTTCTTTATCTTACAGGTTTTGAACAGTGGTCAGTTTCTCAGTCAAGCGTTCCGGATATGGGCTTCAATGGAATAGCCGCAACATTCCTTGGTGCGCTTCATCCTATCGGAACAATTTTTTCTTCATACTTCATTCAGCATATTACGAGTGGAGGCGCTTATCTTGATAAGCAGGTTTATCCTTCACAGGTTGCGGATCTTATTTCTGCAATTATTATTTATCTGTGTGGATTTGTGCTTTTCTTCAAGCATTGTCTGAATATTTACAATATGAAGAAAAGTCATTTTGATAAGAATGCGAAAGGAGGTAAGCACTGATGTTACTTCTTATACAGTATACTTTACTCTTTTCGTCTGTACTTCTTTTGGTCGCATTGGGCGGATGCTTTTCAGAACATTCAGGTGTTATCAACCTTGGACTTGAAGGTATTATGGCAATTGGAGCATTAGGCGGAGCGCTTACCATGAAATATCTTGCAAATGCATCAACGGGAGTCATAATAATATCTGTTGTTTTGGCTTCTGTTATTTCGGGAATGATCTATTCTGCGCTTTTAGGTATAGCTGCGATTGGTTTTAAGGCAGATCAGACACTTATCGGAACAGCTATGAATATGCTTGCGACAGCAGTTGCAACTGTCCTTGTTAAGTCGATCAATATTGCTGAAAATCCTGACAATGTATCTTCAACTGTTCAGTATATTAATGGGCGAAGGGCATTTATAATTAATGCAGGAAAAATGCAGCTTAGTTGGTTTATGATCATGGCAATTGCAGCTTTGGTAATATCTTATGTTGTTCTTTATAAAACAAAATTCGGTCTCAGACTTATGGCTTGTGGTGAGCATCCTCAGGCAGCAAACAGCGTAGGCATAGATGTTTTGAAGATGCGTTGGGCAGGAGTTCTTATTTCCGGCTTCTTAGGCGGACTTGGCGGTGTTGTTTACATTACAGCCGGAGTTAGTGAATGGAAGTTTGAAACCGGTGTTGCCGGTTTTGGTTTCCTTGCGCTTGCAGTTATGATCTTCGGCCAGTGGAAGCCTCATCGTATAGCACTTGCCGCTTTATTATTCGGATTTTTCCGATCACTTTCAAATGTATACTCGGGAATTGATTTCCTTTCAGCGTTAAACATTCCGAGTACTATTTACAATATGATGCCGTATATTATTTCTCTGATCGTGCTCGCTCTTACATCAGAAAATTCAAGAGCGCCTAAGGCAGAAGGTATACCTTACGATAAGGGAATGAGATAATTTTATGACTCAGTTAAAGTATATGTTTTGCTCACTTCATTGCAGGAATCCGCATTTACTGCGGGTTCCGTGTGATAACGTATAACATGTGCCAAACAGGCCCGCAGCGCAGCTGCATTTAAATGGCCTGTTTGCATGACTTTGAGGCACGCAGTGACGAAAAGTCATATGTTTTAGTCACTTCATTGCAGGAATCCGCATTTACTGCGGGCTCCGTATGATAAAGTAAAACGTTTTTCTTTGACTGAGTCAAATAGTCTCCGGAAATTTTAAGAAATGAGGGTTAAAAAATGGATGTAAAAGATATATTAGCCATATGTGATCACACTTTACTAAAACAGGAGAGTAAGTGGGAGGATATAAAGCTAATCTGCGATGATGCCATTAAATATTCCTGTGCATCGGTATGTATTCCGCCTTGTTATGTAAAAAAAGCAAAGGAATATATGTCAGATAAAATGCGAATAACTACAGTTATAGGTTTTCCTAACGGTTCCAATACTACCGCATCAAAGGTATTTGAGACTGAGGATGCTATAAAGAATGGAGCAGATGAAATAGATATGGTCATAAATATCGGTGAACTTAAGGCCGGAAATTATGACTATGTGCTTGATGAGATAAAGGCTTTAAGAAAAGCATCTGAAGGACATATCTTAAAGGTTATCATTGAGACATGCCTTTTAACTGATGCTGAAAAGATAAAAATGTGCGAACTCGTAACTGAAGCAGAAGCTGATTATATAAAAACTTCCACAGGTTTCAGCACAGCAGGAGCAACCTTTGAGGATGTTAAGCTTTTCAGTGAGCATGTAGGTAAAAATGTAAAGATAAAAGCAGCAGGTGGAATAAGTTCACTTGAGGATGCCGAAAAATTCATGGAGCTTGGCGCATCCAGACTCGGAACTTCGAGAATAGTAAAAATCGTAAAAGGATAAGTTTTGGTTTGAAAAAGTCTAAAAAACTATGGTTTGCTAATGCCAGGAGGTGTCTATGGATAAATATAAAGAGTGGCTAGAAAAAATGCCTAAGGAGGATCCTCTGTATAAAGAGCTTCTCGAGATTAAAGATGATCCGACAGAGATTAAAGAACGTTTTTATCAGGATCTTAAATTTGGTACTGCAGGACTTCGAGGTAAAGTTAAAGCCGGAACTGCCTGCATGAATTTCTATACTGTTGGCAGAGCTACACAGGGTATTTCCAATTATATAGTTGATTGTGGAAAAGAAGCTATGGATAAGGGCGTTGTAATAGCTCATGATCCCAGACATTTTTCTAAAGAATTCTCAGAATTTGCCGCATCAATATTTGCAGCTAATGGTATAAAGGTTTATCTTTTTGACGGAATGAGACCAACTCCGGAGCTGGCTTATATTATCAGACAGCTTCATACTATATCTGGAATCAATATCACTGCATCACATAACCCAAAAGAATATAACGGATACAAGGCTTATTGGGAAGATGGATGCCAGGTCAGTGCAGAAATTGCTGACGGAATGATGAGAAAAATAGACGAAGTTGCTTATTTTTCCGGTATAAAAAAGATGGATCTTGAAGAGGCTAAAAATAAAGGCCTTATTGAAATACTTTCTGCTGACTGGGACAGAAAATACCTTGATAGGATTGAATCCTTGAAAATTCATGATGGCGAAGAGCTTGACCTGTCAATCCCGATAGTTTATACACCGCTTAATGGTGCAGGTTCTGTTCCTTTTTCTCAGATGATGAAGGACAGGGGATTTAGCAATTTTAATATAGTTGAGGAACAGAGGGATCCAGATCCGGATTTTACTACTGTCGGATATCCTAATCCTGAATCACCGGCTGCTTTTAAGATGAGTGAGGAACTGGGAAAGAAAGTTGGAGCAGAATTACTGATGGCCACGGATCCGGATTCTGACCGTTTTGCAATTGAAATTCTGGCAGATGATGGTAATTATATTCCGCTTAACGGAAATCAGACAGGATATTTGCTTGTGAATTATATACTTGAGGGGCATAAAGACGCAGGTACGCTTCCTGATAAGGGCGCTATGGTAAAATCAATCGTTACAAGCGATATGTCAGCAGTCATGGCGAGGGCTTATGGTGTCGAAATGTTTGAAGCACTTACAGGGTTTAAGAATATCTGCGGTAGGATTCCTTTCCTTGAGAAAAACGGTTATACATATCTTTTTGGTTATGAAGAGTCTGTTGGATATGCTGCATGTAAAGACATCAGGGATAAGGATGGTATCTCAGCAGGTATGCTCGTGGCCGAGGCGGCAGCATATTATAAAAAGCAGGGAAAAACTCTCTGGCAGGTTCTGATCGGTCTATATGAAAAATATGGTTTTTATGCAGAGGATGAGCCTAACCTTATCCTTGAGGGAATTGAGGGTGCAGAAAGAATTTCCAGAATGATGAGTGCATTGAGGGCTGATCTTCCGAAGGAAGTTGCCGGAATTAAAGTCGATAAAGTCATTGATTACGTTAATGGCTATGAGGATATCCCTGCATCGAATGTACTCCGTTTCTATCTTGAGGATGGAAGCATGTTTTCAGTACGTCCTTCCGGAACTGAACCAAAAATTAAGTTTTATTTTTATACAAAACAGGATTCGAGAGAGAATGCGCTTAAGAGAAATGCAGAGATAAAAGAAGCGCTGCTTGATATCGTCAATGCAATAGAGTAAGAAACTGTTCAATTTATTTTGTAACAGTTCCTGAGCTGAGAGGAGCCTGTTTATATGCTGAATGATAACGAGATTAAAACACTTATAGAAAATGCTGTAAAAATGCTTCAGCGTTCTTATATTCCATATTCCAATTTTGCGGTTGGTGCATCGCTGATGACGGAAGAAGGCAGGATTTACAATGGCTGTAATATTGAAAATGCTGCATTTACTCCATCAAACTGTGCGGAAAGGACAGCCTTTTTCAAGGCTGTCTCCGAGGGAGAAAGCCGTTTCAAGGCAATTGCGATCGTAGGAGGACCCGGCAGGATCATTAAGGATTATTGTCCGCCATGCGGTGTCTGCAGACAGGTAATGCAGGAATTCTGCGATCCGGAAACTTTTAATATAATCCTTGCCAAAGATACTGATGATTATAAGATTTTAAGCTTGAAAGACCTGTTGCCGTTTGGATTTGGCAGTGCAGATCTAAATGCATGAAGGTCTGCCATGAGTCATGATTCCGGCTTTTGAGCTGTTTACAGCTTCTGATGTTTCTGTAGACTGGTTCGGAGGCGAATGGAGAAGAACGATGGAGGGAAAAGATGCAATACTATGACCCAATACTCTATATGAGCACAGAAGAGAACCCAAACACAATGGGAATCACTGCTACGTTGACGGAACCCGTGGATGGGAAAATCCTGCAATTTGCTATTGAATACCTTCGTGAGAGATTTCCATACTTTTATATCAGAGTTGTGGTTGAGGGGAATGATCTGGTTCCGGCACCAAATCCGCTCCCTGTAACAGTACGTAATACCTGGGAGCCTATATCGCTTTATTCAAGGGATGCCAACTATCACGCGATGGCTTTTAAGTACGAGGATATGAGGCTTGCTGTCGAGATTTCACATTCCTTGACCGATGGTATAGGATTTCTGCCCTATTTCAAAAGTATATTATATGTTTACTTGAGCAGGAAAACAGGAATGCATTTTGATTCCACCGGTTTTCGCCTCCCTGGTGACATGATTCCGGATTCAGAGATAGGCGATCCATTTCCGGGAATTGATCTGGACAGTGTGGAGAAGCCTTTATATCAAAAGCCGCTGATAAATGATTTTTACAGACTGAGCGAAACGCAGTCCAACGGTGAGATAAATCGCAATGCTATCTATCTGCGACTTCCTGAGAAAGAAGTCATGAGATATTGCCGGGAAAATGATGGAAGTCCGAATGTGCTGCTTTCTGTTCTTATGGCAAGGGCTGTTCGGAAAATTGATAAGGAAACGGAAAAAACTATAGTTTCTCTGGTTGCTATCGATCATAAGTCACAGCTTGGAAACCATGACAATTACCGACTGTTTGCAAATACAGCCTATATCGATTTTCAAAAAGAACATGCCGGCGATGATATACTGAAAATGTGTACTGTAGCACGCGGTCAGCTCATGCTTCAGGCACAGCCGGAGAATACCCTTTTCTTCCTGAAAACAAGGAAGGAGGGATTTGAACGAATGAGTCAGACTCCGCTTCAAATGAAGGTGGATATGCTGAAAAAAGTTGTTGGTATGAGCAGGGCAACCGTAGGTGTTTCTTATGCGAACAGCCGCAGCTTTGGACCTCTTGATCCATATATCAGGGAACTCTATATGCTGGCTGAACCGTCGGCATCGGATGTTCTCTGCGAAGTGGCGTGCCTTAACAACAGCTTTTTCCTTACAATGTCTAGTTCATTTGCAAGCGAAGAATACTACCGGGCATTTTTCGACGAATTGATATCTTCCGGCATTCATTATGAGGTGATGCGACAGGAACGTTATGAACTTTGCGGGGTTCGATATGATGGGATAGAGAATGTTTGCCTGTAAGAGAGATACCGGTCAAGTAGACAATTAAAAAATTTCTGCCATCAGCTTTTGGTCTGGTGGCAGTTTTTATGAATACTTTTGGTTTGTAGTATTTTAACGGTTTTTAAGCGAATCAAGTTCCTTAAAAAACTCGGGATAGGAGATTCCGACACATCCGGCATCGGATATGTCAGTCTGCTGTACATCCTCATTTATAAGTGATGCTATTGCAAAGCTCATTGCAATGCGGTGATCCCTGGCTGTCTCGATCCGTGCATGGTGGAGGCTGGTCTTTCCCCTGATTATCATGCCATCATCAGTTGCCTCGATATCAGCTCCCATTGCCTTAAGGTTATTTACGGTAAGGTCGATGCGGTTTGACTCCTTGACCTTTAATTCAGCAGCATCCTTGATCACTGTTGTCCCCTCTGCCTGGGTCGCTGCAACTGCGATCAGCGGGATTTCATCAATAAGTGTAGGAATCAGTGAGCCGCCAATTTCACATGCTTTAAGACTGGAGCTTCTTACTAAAATATCGGCTGTTTTTTCGCCGCCTTCTTCACGTTCATCAATTAAAGTCAGATCAGCATTCATAGCCTTGAAAACCCGGATAAGACCATCTCTGGTAGGATTGATGCCGACATTTTTTACAAGGATTTCAGAACCTGGGGTAATAAGTCCAGCGCCTATAAAATATGCTGCGGACGAAATATCACCGGGAACCTTTATTTTCTGACCATATAAATTTTTCCCTGGAATAATTTCCGCAGTGGGATTTTCAAAAGTTCCTGACTTAATCTCAGCGCCAAAGGCTGAAAGCATCAGCTCGGTGTGGTTTCTTGACAGTGAGGGCTCAATGACCTTAGTGGCTGAACCGGCATATAATCCGGCTAAAAGGATCGCAGATTTGACCTGCGCAGATGCAATTGGAGTTTTTATGGTTTCACCATGAAGCTTTGAAGGTCTTATTTTTAATGGAGCACATCCGTTTCCGTTAATAGAGCTTATATCGGCACCCATTTTAGTCAAAGGGTCGATAACTCTTTTCATTGGACGCTTCTGTATAGAAGAATCTCCGGTAAGCGTTGCTTCAAAATCCTGTCCGGCAAGAATACCTGAGAGGATCCTGGTAGTCGTACCTGAATTTCCGCAGTCTATGACGGCTTCCGGTGCATTAAGGCCGTGAAGCCCCTTTCCATGTACAAGTATTATCCCATTTTCTTTATCTTCTTCTATATTGATACCCATCGCCCTGAATGCATTCATTGTAGAAATACAGTCCGCGCTTTTGAGGAAGCCGCTTATTTCTGTTGTGCCTTCAGCAATCGAACCAAACATTATGGAGCGGTGGGAGATTGATTTATCACCCGGGATGGTGATTTCACCCTTCAAATGACTTGCATGTGATAATTTCATGTTTTATAACCTTTCAGATAAAATATATAGATTTTTGCAGCAAAGCTTCAAAAATCCCGCAAACAAGCCATTTAAATGCAGCTGCGCTGCGGGCTTGTTTGCCACCTGTTTTTTGTTTTCAGACGGAACCCGCAGTAAATGCATGTTCCTGTAATTTACGTACGAGAATCCATATTTTTTGTGCTTTTATCGAAAAACAGATCCTGGATCAGTCAGGGAAAATTGTGTATCCGTGTCTTGAAAGTGCCTGTGCTGCCTTTGCCTTGGATATTTCATCATAATACTCTATGTGCAGGACACCCTGTTCATAGGTGCGGTTGTGGACAATCCCGATGTTTTTTATGGATATTCCCTGAGTGGAAAGCAGAGTCGCGATCGTAGCTATAGCACCGGTTTCATCAATGATATCGCAATGCATATCATAAATTTTCGGGAGGGCACCTTTCCGGTTTTCACGGATAGAATTTCTGTAATTTTTGATAGAATCAAAGAGGGTGTGGATTTTTTCTCCGTCAGCATCTTTTATAAGTTTATCAAAATGTTCCATCCTAGACATAAACTCTTTAATAAGAACCCTGATATTTTCAGGATTTTCGAGACAGATCTGCTCCCACATCGTAGCATCAGAGGATGCGATCCTTGTTATATCCTTAAATCCGCCTGCCGCGATCATCTTCATGTATTCCTCGGGAGAATCCTTTTCCATTACAGTCTGAACAAGGGAGTATGCCACTATATGCGGAAGATGACTCACTGCAGCAGTGATATAATCATGTTCCTCTGCTGAGAGTACAAGCGGAATAGCATCAAGTTCTTTTATAAAGCATTTATATTCTTCGACATTTTCTTTTGTTGTATTTGCAGAAGGCGTAAGAATATAATAAGCGTTTTCAATCAGATGATCATTAGCGTTAGCATATCCTGACTTTTCTGAACCAGCCATCGGATGGCCGCCAATAAATTGGGAATCCGGCAAGATCTTTTCTACAGCTGCATGAATTTTTCCCTTTACAGATCCGGCGTCGGTGAGAATCGTTTCATCCGTCAAATATGGCTTCAGTTTTTCCAGAAAAGAGATATTTGTATCTACCGGTGCTGAAAGAAATATATAATCACAGTTCTTAAAATTATCATCTATTTCATGTGTTCCGGCATTGATGATCCCATCGTCTAGTGCAGATTTTAAGGTGGCATCCGAACGGTTTAATGCAATTATCTCAGCATCGGGGAATTTTTTTCGTATTGTCATGGCTATGGATCCCCCGATAAGTCCAAGGCCGATAAAAGCAACTTTTAATTTATCCATCAAAATTCCCTTTTTGCAAGTTCAGCGTAAGGACGAATTTCTTTAGTCAGATCGTCGAACTGCTCAAATGTAAGTGACTGTGCTCCATCAGAAAGTGCTTTGGCCGGATCATTATGTACTTCGATCATAAGACCGTCTGCACCTGCTGCTATAGCAGATTTTGCCAAAGGCTTTACATATCCTCTGACACCTGTTGCATGTGAAGGATCTACTACAACAGGAAGATGTGTACGTTCTTTAAGAACAGGAACTGCTGAAATATCAAGAGTATTTCTTGTGGCTGTTTCGAAGGTACGTATTCCTCGTTCACAAAGTACTACATTTGGATTGCCTTCAGAAATAATATATTCTGCAGCATTCAGCCATTCATCGATAGTGGAGGAAAGACCTCTCTTTAAAAGAACAGGCAGACCACTGCGGCCAACTTCTTTTAAAAGATAGAAGTTCTGCATATTTCTTGCGCCGATCTGAAGCATATCTACATACTTGACAGCAGCATTAACTGACTCGAGAGATATTACTTCGCTGATAGTTGCAAGACCTGTAGCTTCAGAAGCCTCCTTCATATATTTAAGACCTTCTTCGCCGAGACCCTGGAATGAATAAGGGGAAGTGCGGGGCTTATACGCACCGCCACGGATGATAGTTGCACCACTTTTCTTTACAGCTTCTGCAACCAGCATCATCTGATCTTCGTTTTCAACAGCGCATGGACCTGCCATGATCGTAAGAGTATCGGGTCCGATAAATGTATTTCCGACTTTGATCTTAGAGGGTTCAGGATGAAATTTTTTATTGGCAAGCTTATAACTTTCAGTAACGGGAACAAGCTTATCTACATCTTCAAATATTTTAAGATTGTCATAATTGAGCTTTTCTTTATCACCGACCATACCGATGATGGTAACTTCAGTACCTTTTGATATATGAGGAGTAAGACCGGATTCTATAACGAAATTAACAACATGTTCGATACTGGCGTCAGATGCGCCGGGTTTCATAACTATAACCATGATATTTTCCCCTTTGAATTAATTTGCCGGAATAAATATGCTGTCTGTAAGACAGAAAAATATTCATGAGCATTTTGAAAAAACTATGTTACTAAGATACAACAGTTTCAAGGAAATTGCAACACTTTAACGCGTCAACGCGTTGAAAATAATTAAAAATATTTTTCTTGATTATAAATTAGAATTTAAATAGAAAAACCGGGTAATATCTTTTGAAGATATACCCGATTTTAGCTCATCTTTAATTTTAGAATCAGCATTATAGATAATATTGGTTTAAGCTGAAAAGTTTAAGTCCTTCTCTTATTAAAAATACTGATGATACCACGAGAATGATCGCGCCAAAAGTTTTGAGCGTTGAGAACATTACTGCCGGAACTACTCCTGCACCTATAAATACAAACTGACAGAGCAGGGCGAGTATAAGGAAGAAAACAACAGCTGCTGCGTAAGTTCTTAAAACAAAGCGACGGCTTCTTGCATGCATACGACTTCTCATATTATCCATAATAACGAGATTATCAGCAGCATGCTCATCGAAATATTTACATGCTTCTTTGAAATCACTGTTTTTTTCTATATTTAAGATTCCGCCATTACCTTCTGAATCAAATACAGCTCTTGCGGAGATTTCCCTGTCGAATCCACGACCAACTTTTAATAAACCCTCGGTATAAACAAGACCGTGTTTTTTCTTAATAACTTTTGTGGCTTTATAAGATCCGCCAAGTTCCCAGATGTCTTCCATATCAAAAAGAAACATAAATTACCCCCTGAAACAAATAAAAACAGAACCCTTTTCCGAATTTTATAATAGCATAAAAGCTTGTCAGTGTATATAAAAAAATACAATGTATACATATATGACAAGGTAAAGAGAAGAAGCGAAAGATTGTGCGAGCGTCAACTGACACATCTGTACAAAATAAAAAACAGTAAGTTCAATCCGGAAATTCATCTAAACAACCGGGGATAATTTACCGATAAAGTCACTAGGGAATTTGTAAAATGTCCTTAAGGGGACATAAGACAGGAACAGTTGTTATCCTTATGCGCAAAGGGAAAATAAATGGGAATTCGAGGTTGACAGCCATGCGGAATAGAAATACGCTCCTTAGAGCAGAGCAGAGCAGAGCAGAGCAGAGCAGAGCAGAGCAGAGCAGAGCAGAGCAGAGCAGAGCAGAGCAGAGCAGAGCAGAGCATGGGCTGACTGCGCCCTTTTTGCGCCTTGCGGGGCGCTTGAAACTGAATACTACATTCGCGATGGATAACCGTCGGATTCTGACGGGGTTAGTATACCCTGTCAGGTTCGGCGGTTTTTGATTTTCCGCTCCCGCTGAGGAGCGGCAGCATGGAGAGTACAGAATATGAATAATCTGAGAATGCCTATCTTCAAAATCCTGTCCGCAGTCCTTCTGGCGATGGCTGCCTGTGTCTTCCTTCTGACTGCTACAGCCTGCATTCCAAGGAGTGTGATTCAAAAGCAGTCCGAGGCCAGCGCTGAATACTTTGTGGGGCGGGATGGATTTCCGGTCCTGTTCGGAAATGGTGTGAACGCCATTCAGGACAATTATTCCGATACAGTGCTCTGCAACATCATCTACTGTATCGACCCGGCCCATCCCTTCACCTCAGCCGTCCGGGCCGGATATGTGGGCACAGGATCCGCCGGGGAAGGTTATCTTGCCGCGGTGAGGGGCGAGCAGGAGGTCGATACGGAATACGGCCGCTACTGGCACGGGACCATGGTGCTCCTTCGTCCGCTGCTGACGGTTATGCCCATCCAGTGGATCAGGGTTCTGTTCGGGACTGCCGGGACGCTCATCCAGCTGATGCTGATCGCTGCCCTCTGGCGGAATGACCGCCGGGCGGCAGCCGTGTGCTATGGCGCGGCTTTCCTGCTGGTGCATCCATGGATGTTTTTTGTGTCCTTGGAGTATGGCACCGCATTCCTGACGGCCTCGGCTGCGGAGCTTTTTTTCTGGCTGCGCCTGAAAGACCGGCCGGACGAAAGCCTGATGCCCTTCTTTGCGGTTGTGGGCGTTGTCACGTTTTTTGCGGATTTTCTCACGACGGAGACCATGACCTTCACGCTGCCCATGTTCCTGCTGATCCTCTGGCGCAGCGGACATGGCTTGCAGAAAGGCGGATCCGTCAGGGAGAACTGCGTTTCGGTCGTCAAAAACGGCAGCTGCTGGCTTTTCGGTTATGCGGCCATGTTTTTGCTCAAGCTGCTGTTTCTGCTGATGGTGGCCGGAGGCAGGGTTGCGGCCAGCTCCCTGGAGGAGGGTATGTTCCGGATCGGAGGCGTGGTTCGGGAGGCGAATTTTTCAACTGCGGCTGAAGTGGGTGCGGCGGAGCGCCTGAGCGGAGCCATCTGGCATAATCTGGCCTGTCTCTTCCCCACACAGACCGGGAAGATGGAGGCCGCCGGGGCCTGGATCCCATCGTTGCTCATTTTGGGGATTGGGCTGGCCGCGGTCTATCTGCTCCATGACCGGATCGACTGGGAGCGGTTTGCGCCCCTGTGGCTGCTGGCGCTGATTCCCTATCTGCGGTTTCTGGCGCTGTCCAACCACGCCTACATTCACTTTTTTATCACCTACAGAGCCCAGATGGTGAGCCTGGCAGTTTTTCTGCTGTTTGTTTACGAAAACGGCGTCATTCAGCTGATAACGAAACGGGGAGGTAAGAAACGATGAATCGGATAGCGGTATTGATCCCCTGCTTCAATGAGGCGCTCACCATCCGCAAGGTCGTGGAGGATTTGAGGGGAGTTATTCAAAGCTGCGGGCGTTTTCCGACGGCATGAAAATCATTCGCAGCGTTTTTCGGTTTCGGCGACCTTCGCAT is from Lachnospiraceae bacterium C1.1 and encodes:
- a CDS encoding ABC transporter permease, encoding MLLLIQYTLLFSSVLLLVALGGCFSEHSGVINLGLEGIMAIGALGGALTMKYLANASTGVIIISVVLASVISGMIYSALLGIAAIGFKADQTLIGTAMNMLATAVATVLVKSINIAENPDNVSSTVQYINGRRAFIINAGKMQLSWFMIMAIAALVISYVVLYKTKFGLRLMACGEHPQAANSVGIDVLKMRWAGVLISGFLGGLGGVVYITAGVSEWKFETGVAGFGFLALAVMIFGQWKPHRIALAALLFGFFRSLSNVYSGIDFLSALNIPSTIYNMMPYIISLIVLALTSENSRAPKAEGIPYDKGMR
- the deoC gene encoding deoxyribose-phosphate aldolase, translating into MDVKDILAICDHTLLKQESKWEDIKLICDDAIKYSCASVCIPPCYVKKAKEYMSDKMRITTVIGFPNGSNTTASKVFETEDAIKNGADEIDMVINIGELKAGNYDYVLDEIKALRKASEGHILKVIIETCLLTDAEKIKMCELVTEAEADYIKTSTGFSTAGATFEDVKLFSEHVGKNVKIKAAGGISSLEDAEKFMELGASRLGTSRIVKIVKG
- a CDS encoding phospho-sugar mutase, whose protein sequence is MDKYKEWLEKMPKEDPLYKELLEIKDDPTEIKERFYQDLKFGTAGLRGKVKAGTACMNFYTVGRATQGISNYIVDCGKEAMDKGVVIAHDPRHFSKEFSEFAASIFAANGIKVYLFDGMRPTPELAYIIRQLHTISGINITASHNPKEYNGYKAYWEDGCQVSAEIADGMMRKIDEVAYFSGIKKMDLEEAKNKGLIEILSADWDRKYLDRIESLKIHDGEELDLSIPIVYTPLNGAGSVPFSQMMKDRGFSNFNIVEEQRDPDPDFTTVGYPNPESPAAFKMSEELGKKVGAELLMATDPDSDRFAIEILADDGNYIPLNGNQTGYLLVNYILEGHKDAGTLPDKGAMVKSIVTSDMSAVMARAYGVEMFEALTGFKNICGRIPFLEKNGYTYLFGYEESVGYAACKDIRDKDGISAGMLVAEAAAYYKKQGKTLWQVLIGLYEKYGFYAEDEPNLILEGIEGAERISRMMSALRADLPKEVAGIKVDKVIDYVNGYEDIPASNVLRFYLEDGSMFSVRPSGTEPKIKFYFYTKQDSRENALKRNAEIKEALLDIVNAIE
- a CDS encoding cytidine deaminase; its protein translation is MLNDNEIKTLIENAVKMLQRSYIPYSNFAVGASLMTEEGRIYNGCNIENAAFTPSNCAERTAFFKAVSEGESRFKAIAIVGGPGRIIKDYCPPCGVCRQVMQEFCDPETFNIILAKDTDDYKILSLKDLLPFGFGSADLNA
- the aroA gene encoding 3-phosphoshikimate 1-carboxyvinyltransferase — protein: MKLSHASHLKGEITIPGDKSISHRSIMFGSIAEGTTEISGFLKSADCISTMNAFRAMGINIEEDKENGIILVHGKGLHGLNAPEAVIDCGNSGTTTRILSGILAGQDFEATLTGDSSIQKRPMKRVIDPLTKMGADISSINGNGCAPLKIRPSKLHGETIKTPIASAQVKSAILLAGLYAGSATKVIEPSLSRNHTELMLSAFGAEIKSGTFENPTAEIIPGKNLYGQKIKVPGDISSAAYFIGAGLITPGSEILVKNVGINPTRDGLIRVFKAMNADLTLIDEREEGGEKTADILVRSSSLKACEIGGSLIPTLIDEIPLIAVAATQAEGTTVIKDAAELKVKESNRIDLTVNNLKAMGADIEATDDGMIIRGKTSLHHARIETARDHRIAMSFAIASLINEDVQQTDISDAGCVGISYPEFFKELDSLKNR
- a CDS encoding prephenate dehydrogenase, which translates into the protein MDKLKVAFIGLGLIGGSIAMTIRKKFPDAEIIALNRSDATLKSALDDGIINAGTHEIDDNFKNCDYIFLSAPVDTNISFLEKLKPYLTDETILTDAGSVKGKIHAAVEKILPDSQFIGGHPMAGSEKSGYANANDHLIENAYYILTPSANTTKENVEEYKCFIKELDAIPLVLSAEEHDYITAAVSHLPHIVAYSLVQTVMEKDSPEEYMKMIAAGGFKDITRIASSDATMWEQICLENPENIRVLIKEFMSRMEHFDKLIKDADGEKIHTLFDSIKNYRNSIRENRKGALPKIYDMHCDIIDETGAIATIATLLSTQGISIKNIGIVHNRTYEQGVLHIEYYDEISKAKAAQALSRHGYTIFPD
- the aroF gene encoding 3-deoxy-7-phosphoheptulonate synthase — encoded protein: MVIVMKPGASDASIEHVVNFVIESGLTPHISKGTEVTIIGMVGDKEKLNYDNLKIFEDVDKLVPVTESYKLANKKFHPEPSKIKVGNTFIGPDTLTIMAGPCAVENEDQMMLVAEAVKKSGATIIRGGAYKPRTSPYSFQGLGEEGLKYMKEASEATGLATISEVISLESVNAAVKYVDMLQIGARNMQNFYLLKEVGRSGLPVLLKRGLSSTIDEWLNAAEYIISEGNPNVVLCERGIRTFETATRNTLDISAVPVLKERTHLPVVVDPSHATGVRGYVKPLAKSAIAAGADGLMIEVHNDPAKALSDGAQSLTFEQFDDLTKEIRPYAELAKREF